In the Sarcophilus harrisii chromosome 3, mSarHar1.11, whole genome shotgun sequence genome, one interval contains:
- the PRR12 gene encoding proline-rich protein 12: MDRNYPSAGFGDPLGAGAGWSYERSAKASLVYGGSRTSHPETDILHRQAYATPHPLQGYATNHHPAGLSGLFDTGLHHAGSAGPDASVMNLISALESRAPQPGPSASSLLSQFRSPSWQTAMHTPGPTELFISGALPGSGTFPSSSALSAYQHPASFGGRPFPVPSSLSLQDPPFSPPANGLLSPHDVLHLKPSQAPTVPSSLGFERLAGGGVLGPASLGPAQTPPYRTGPPEPPPPPRHLPTQFNLLASSSSEQSSPQLYNFSGAAPPGPPPERALPRQDSVIKHYQRPASAQPPPPPPPPPPAHSLQHYLSCGGSYPPPAMGHRASLACSPLGGEPSPGAGEAAKGGQGAGAGATGAGGRAAGPEAGPGTGGQGAGATGGGYRPIIQSPGYKAAKGGYGAGAGTARPPPSRSTATPKCQSLGGGGYATGTGKPSGAGSGGGQAYSPGQPQGLLGPQAYSQGFGASQAQDLSKGPGYSAGPPQAQPGGPPQQPPPSLTTCQSYSPDQLQSLPYGVQSEGYPGPAPHSQGLPTASPSLSYSTGHSPALSGHGGAWGHTPASLGGGGGGEASPSHIIRPLQSPPASGGGRPPGVASPGAPGKYLSSVLASPTFLGPPGGAGGYPGAGGAGGYKGKADGGELLGGPGAGGAGQRTEDEDFLIQHLLQAPSPPRGSGPDGLVGECEEPRGGEGPGGGSGPKTAAAAYDLAKEEQQRYHLQSVIRTSASLDDGATLELGLGRLKDKKKATSSERGGGTPEGLATSVVHYGAGAKDLGAYLQKTPPPPAPAPQPPPHHNLLLEGAPELPLVLPPPPPPPPPQLLPSVLSHAPSPPAPPPAPPPRKVGVHLLEPAPRDTGPLQLEAHLRAPPGLEASPSPRLRADEGLEAPGAMQDLLGALEPLPPPPAEAGGPQPGEAKDPAGAYRSPSPQGPKAPRFVPLTSICFPDSLLQDEERSFFPTMEEMFGGGTGDDYAKAGPPEDEADPKGGGGGAAPAGPAAYDPYAPYCPTGPTGGGPEPPGLGLDPSKTPVELPSTVNAEPLGLIQAGQHQPPPPPPPPPPPPPEPKGGLTSPIFCSSKPKKLLKTSSFHLLRRRDPPFQTPKKLYAQEYEFEADEDKADVPADIRLNSRRLPDLLPDLVSSCRSRPALSPLGDIDFCPPPPGPTGPRRRGRKPTKAKRDGPPRPRGRPRIRPLAEPPPGPPLGPHLPGGQADGARKPRGRGRGRGRKADEPSGEGLEPLKPLKIKLAVPKVGEGGGPVAGEPASSGPMDGGLDSSQTREKIQAKIKEVEEKQPEMKSGFMASFLDFLKSGKRQQLPSGSGPPPSPSKAGPGRTLGPPPAVAPPAPAPAFGLGGALEAAESDGLGLGCPSPCKRLDEELKRNLETLPSFSSDEEDSVAKNRDLQESISSAISALDDPPAPKDAGPATTPAAASSPEAPILEEKPPPSPAPSSPPSPPSPPPLVPPEPTSPPPPPPAIPPLGPITGSPPKSPPTPAPSRGAPISAPCTKPKAGRQRVCGRQRQSKGGGRRQLRRGASLSSLETSRPLKWRRHLPVSLGNYKGLLGLRRLPVRRVRPGDCSRNPSVGSPTGGRVLNCPACLQGSVGDPSEEPEHGPSPPQLALQTGREPPPIWRVQKALLQKFTPEIKDGQRQFCATSNYLGYFGDAKNRYQRLYVKFLENVNKKDYVRVCARKPWHRPPAPVRRPGQPKAAPVPSGTVAPVGGASLPKPPATPSKPEPPEKAPEKPPEKAPEKPPEKPPEKPPEKPPEKSPEPAPEKAPPPARPPDKERALRSERVTRERGSRPAQPAAEAAPARPPRPPKARPAKVKAEPPPKKRKKWLKEASERSAAARGSSSESESSPGPPSEDERAAPGRLLKTRAMREMYRSYVEMLVSTALDPDMIQALEDTHDELYLPPMRKIDGILNEHKKKVLKRLSLSPALQDALHTFPQLQVERGGAGAGGAEGAPGTGSGAVRLRPAGDPYNRKTLSKLKRTVARAQEFKVELDKSSFYTLYHALHHYKYHTFLRCRDQTLAIEGGADDLGQEEVVQQCMRNQPWLEQLFDSFSDLLAQAQAQAQGRCV, translated from the exons ATGGACAGGAACTACCCGAGCGCCGGCTTCGGGGACCCGCTCGGCGCCGGGGCGGGATGGAGCTACGAGAGATCCGCGAAAGCTAG CTTGGTATATGGAGGCTCCAGGACTTCCCACCCGGAGACGGACATCTTACACCGCCAGGCTTATGCAACCCCTCACCCACTTCAGGGGTATGCGACCAACCATCACCCTGCAG GGCTCTCAGGCTTGTTCGACACGGGCCTGCACCATGCCGGATCGGCCGGCCCAGACGCCTCGGTCATGAACCTGATCTCTGCCCTGGAGTCCCGGGCCCCGCAGCCGGGCCCTTCGGCTTCCTCCCTCCTGTCCCAATTCCGAAGTCCATCCTGGCAGACAG CCATGCACACGCCCGGCCCCACGGAGCTGTTCATCTCGGGGGCCCTGCCTGGCTCCGGGACGTTCCCGTCCTCCTCGGCTCTGTCCGCCTACCAGCACCCGGCCTCGTTCGGGGGCCGCCCCTTCCCGGTGCCGTCGTCCCTCAGCCTCCAGGACCCGCCCTTCAGCCCGCCGGCCAACGGGCTCCTGTCGCCACATGACGTCCTGCACCTGAAGCCTTCCCAGGCCCCGACTGTGCCGTCCTCGCTGGGCTTCGAGAGGCTGGCGGGGGGTGGCGTCCTGGGGCCCGCCAGCCTGGGGCCTGCTCAGACTCCTCCCTACCGCACGGGACCGCCTGAGCCCCCCCCTCCGCCCCGCCATCTCCCCACTCAGTTTAACCTCCTGGCCTCCTCCTCTTCCGAGCAGTCCTCCCCACAGCTGTACAACTTCTCGGGGGCCGCCCCGCCGGGCCCCCCGCCCGAGCGGGCCTTGCCCCGGCAAGACAGCGTCATCAAGCACTACCAGCGGCCGGCCAGTGCCCagcccccgcccccgccgcccCCGCCCCCACCGGCCCACTCCCTGCAGCACTACCTGAGCTGCGGCGGCAGCTACCCGCCCCCGGCCATGGGCCACCGGGCCAGCCTGGCCTGCAGCCCTCTTGGCGGGGAGCCTTCTCCCGGAGCTGGGGAGGCGGCCAAGGGAGGTCAGGGGGCCGGCGCGGGGGCCACGGGAGCCGGGGGCCGGGCCGCGGGGCCCGAAGCTGGCCCCGGGACGGGGGGGCAGGGCGCCGGCGCCACAGGGGGAGGCTACCGCCCCATCATTCAGTCACCTGGTTACAAGGCGGCCAAGGGGGGTTACGGGGCAGGGGCGGGAACAGCTCGGCCCCCTCCGTCCCGATCCACAGCCACACCTAAGTGCCAGAGCCTGGGGGGCGGGGGCTATGCGACGGGGACCGGGAAGCCCAGCGGGGCGGGCAGTGGCGGGGGCCAAGCTTACTCGCCAGGCCAGCCCCAGGGCCTCCTGGGTCCCCAGGCCTACAGCCAGGGCTTTGGCGCCAGCCAGGCCCAGGACCTGAGCAAGGGGCCCGGCTACTCGGCGGGGCCTCCCCAGGCTCAGCCCGGCGGGCCCCCCCAGCAGCCTCCTCCCAGCCTGACCACCTGCCAAAGCTACTCGCCCGACCAGCTCCAGAGCCTTCCTTACGGGGTGCAGAGCGAAGGCTACCCCGGGCCCGCCCCCCACTCCCAGGGCCTGCCCACGGCCAGCCCCTCGCTCAGCTACAGCACAGGCCACTCTCCGGCCCTCTCGGGGCACGGGGGCGCCTGGGGCCATACGCCGGCCTCCCTGGGTGGCGGCGGGGGCGGAGAGGCCAGTCCCTCCCACATCATTCGGCCCCTGCAGTCGCCGCCGGCCAGCGGGGGAGGGCGGCCCCCGGGGGTGGCCAGCCCCGGGGCCCCCGGCAAGTACCTGAGCTCAGTGTTGGCCTCTCCCACCTTCCTGGGCCCCCCTGGTGGGGCCGGGGGCTACCCCGGGGCGGGGGGAGCCGGGGGCTACAAGGGCAAAGCAGATGGGGGGGAGCTGCTGGGGGGACCGGGGGCCGGGGGGGCGGGGCAGCGCACAGAGGATGAGGATTTCCTGATCCAGCACTTGCTGCAGGCCCCCAGCCCGCCCCGGGGCTCGGGCCCCGACGGGCTGGTGGGCGAGTGCGAGGAGCCAAGGGGCGGCGAGGGCCCGGGCGGCGGGAGTGGCCCCAAGACCGCGGCCGCCGCGTACGACCTGGCCAAGGAGGAGCAGCAGCGCTACCACCTGCAGAGCGTGATCCGGACGAGCGCCAGCCTGGACGACGGGGCCACGCTGGAGCTGGGGCTGGGGCGGCTCAAGGACAAGAAGAAGGCCACCAGCAGCGAGCGGGGCGGGGGCACGCCCGAGGGCCTGGCCACCTCTGTGGTCCACTATGGTGCCGGGGCCAAGGACCTGGGCGCCTACCTGCAGAAGACTCCGCCCCCACCCGCCCCCGCCCCACAGCCTCCCCCCCACCACAACCTGCTCCTGGAGGGGGCTCCCGAACTCCCCCTGGTCCTGCCCCCGCCTCCCCCCCCGCCTCCCCCACAGCTCCTGCCCTCCGTGCTGAGCCATGCACCCAGCCCCCCTGCCCCGCCGCCCGCCCCTCCGCCCCGCAAGGTGGGCGTGCATCTGCTGGAGCCCGCCCCCCGCGACACCGGACCTCTCCAACTCGAGGCGCATCTGCGGGCCCCCCCGGGCCTTGAGGCCTCCCCCAGTCCCCGGCTTCGGGCGGACGAGGGCCTGGAGGCCCCGGGGGCCATGCAAGACCTACTGGGCGCCTTGGAGCCACTGCCCCCGCCCCCCGCTGAGGCGGGCGGCCCTCAGCCAGGGGAGGCGAAGGACCCTGCAGGGGCCTACCGAAGCCCCAGCCCGCAGGGGCCCAAGGCCCCGCGCTTTGTGCCCTTGACGTCCATCTGCTTCCCTGATTCGCTGCTGCAGGATGAGGAGCGGAGCTTCTTCCCCACCATGGAGGAGATGTTTGGCGGGGGCACGGGTGACGATTACGCCAAGGCGGGCCCCCCAGAGGACGAGGCCGACCCTaagggcggcggcggcggagcgGCCCCCGCGGGGCCCGCAGCCTACGATCCTTATGCCCCTTACTGCCCCACCGGCCCCACGGGTGGGGGGCCCGAGCCCCCTGGGCTGGGCTTGGACCCCAGCAAGACGCCCGTCGAGCTGCCCTCCACGGTCAATGCCGAGCCCCTGGGCCTGATCCAGGCCGGGCAGCACCAGCCGCCGCCACCGCCTCCGCCACCCCCGCCGCCGCCCCCGGAGCCCAAGGGCGGGCTCACCTCGCCCATCTTCTGCTCTTCCAAGCCCAAGAAGCTGCTGAAGACCTCGTCCTTCCACCTGCTGCGGCGGCGGGACCCCCCCTTCCAGACGCCCAAGAAGCTCTACGCCCAGGAGTACGAGTTTGAAGCGGACGAGGACAAAGCCGACGTGCCAGCCGACATCCGCCTCAATTCCCGCCGCCTCCCCGACCTGCTGCCGGACCTCGTGTCCAGTTGCCGCTCGCGCCCAGCCCTCTCGCCGCTGGGGGACATCGACTTTTGCCCGCCGCCCCCCGGCCCCACGGGGCCCCGGCGCCGCGGAAGGAAGCCCACTAAAGCCAAACGGGACGGCCCGCCCCGGCCCCGAGGACGGCCTCGCATCCGGCCCCTGGCCGAACCCCCTCCGGGGCCCCCGCTGGGGCCCCACCTTCCCGGCGGCCAGGCCGACGGAGCCAGGAAGCcgcggggccggggccggggccggggccggaaGGCAGATGAGCCCAGCGGCGAGGGGCTGGAGCCCCTGAAGCCCCTCAAG ATCAAGCTGGCCGTGCCCAAAGTGGGGGAGGGTGGCGGCCCCGTGGCGGGGGAGCCGGCTTCCTCGGGCCCCATGGATGGTGGCCTGGACTCCAGCCAGACCCGGGAGAAGATCCAGGCCAAGATCAAGGAGGTGGAGGAGAAGCAGCCGGAGATGAAGTCGGGCTTTATGGCCTCTTTTCTGGACTTCCTCAAGTCGGGCAAGCGGCAGCAGCTGCCCTCGGGCTCGGGGCCGCCCCCCAGCCCTTCCAAGGCGGGGCCCGGCCGGACTCTGGGGCCTCCCCCGGCGGTGGCGCCCCCGGCCCCAGCCCCGGCCTTCGGGCTCGGCGGGGCCCTGGAGGCGGCGGAGAGCGACGGCCTGGGACTCGGCTGCCCCTCCCCCTGCAAGCGCCTGGACGAGGAGCTCAAGCGCAATCTGGAGACCCTGCCCTCTTTCTCGTCCGACGAGGAGGACTCGGTGGCCAAGAACCGCGACCTGCAGGAGAGCATCTCCTCCGCCATCTCGGCCCTGGATGACCCGCCCGCCCCCAAAGACGCCGGGCCGGCCACCACTCCCGCCGCGGCCTCCAGCCCCG AGGCCCCCATCTTGGAAGAGAAGCCGCCCCCGTCACCTGCTCCATCTTCTCCTCCCTCGCCCCCTTCCCCACCACCCTTGGTACCCCCCGagcccacctccccaccccctccacctCCTGCCATCCCTCCCCTTGGCCCAATCACCGGCTCCCCTCCGAAGTCCCCCCCAACCCCGGCCCCATCCCGGGGAGCCCCAATCTCGGCCCCTTGCACCAAGCCAAAAGCAGGGAGACAACGGGTGTGTGGGAGACAACGGCAAAGCAAGGGAGGAGGCCGGAGGCAACTTCGAAGAGGGGCAAGTTTGTCATCCTTGGAGACATCCCGGCCCCTCAAG TGGCGCCGTCATCTGCCCGTCTCCCTGGGCAACTACAAGGGACTTTTGGGTCTGAGGAGACTCCCCGTGAGGCGGGTTAGGCCCGGGGACTGCAGCAGAAATCCCAGTGTGGGCTCCCCAACCGGCGGAAGAGTCCTAAACTGTCCAGCTTGCCTGCAGGGGTCTGTCGGAGACCCCTCTGAGGAGCCGGAG CATGGGCCCTCCCCCCCGCAGCTGGCCCTGCAGACAGGCCGGGAGCCGCCTCCCATCTGGAGGGTGCAGAAGGCCCTTCTCCAGAAGTTCACCCCCGAGATCAAGGACGGACAGAGGCAGTTCTGTGCGACCAGCAAC TACTTGGGCTATTTTGGTGACGCCAAGAACCGCTACCAGCGTCTCTACGTGAAGTTTCTGGAGAACGTGAACAAGAAGGATTATGTTCGAGTCTGCGCTCGGAAGCCATGGCACCGGCCCCCGGCCCCTGTCAG GCGTCCGGGACAGCCGAAGGCCGCTCCGGTGCCATCCGGGACGGTGGCCCCGGTGGGGGGGGCCTCCCTTCCCAAGCCCCCAGCTACTCCTTCAAAGCCAGAGCCCCCCGAGAAAGCCCCAGAGAAGCCCCCAGAGAAGGCTCCCGAGAAGCCCCCTGAGAAGCCCCCTGAGAAGCCCCCCGAAAAACCTCCCGAGAAATCCCCGGAGCCAGCCCCAGAGAAAGCACCTCCTCCGGCCCGTCCTCCCGACAAAGAGCGGGCCCTGCGGTCGGAGCGGGTGACTCGGGAGCGAGGTTCACGGCCCGCCCAACCCGCGGCAGAGGCCGCCCCAGCCAGGCCCCCGCGCCCTCCAAAGGCCCGTCCGGCCAAGGTGAAGGCCGAACCCCCCCcgaagaagaggaagaagtggCTGAAGGAGGCGAGCGAACGTTCAGCAGCGGCCAGAGGCAGCTCCTCCGAGTCCGAGTCCTCCCCCGGGCCCCCCAGTGAGGATG AGCGGGCGGCCCCCGGGCGGCTACTGAAGACGCGGGCCATGAGGGAGATGTACCGCAGCTACGTGGAGATGCTGGTGAGCACGGCCCTGGACCCCGACATGATCCAGGCCTTGGAGGACACACACG ATGAGCTGTACCTGCCCCCGATGAGAAAGATTGACGGAATCCTCAATGAGCACAAGAAAAAAGTTCTCAAGCGCCTTTCCCTGAGCCCAGCCCTGCAG GACGCCCTACACACCTTCCCCCAGCTGCAGGTGGAGCGcggcggggccggggccgggggggCGGAGGGCGCCCCCGGGACGGGCTCCGGGGCCGTGCGGCTTCGGCCTGCCGGGGACCCCTACAACCGGAAGACCCTGAGCAAGCTGAAGAGGACCGTGGCCCGAGCCCAG GAGTTCAAGGTGGAGCTGGACAAGTCAAGCTTCTACACGCTCTATCACGCTCTCCACCACTACAAGTACCACACCTTCCTCCGCTGCAGGGACCAG ACGCTGGCCATCGAGGGAGGCGCCGACGACCTGGGGCAGGAGGAGGTGGTGCAGCAGTGTATGAGAAACCAGCCCTGGCTGGAGCAGCTGTTTGACTCCTTCAGTGACCTGCtggcccaggcccaggcccaggcccaaGGCCGCTGCGTGTGA